CAAAGTCCGGAAGCGATTAAAAACTTCCACTGAGGATCTAAAACCGGGAACCGGTCAAACAAGGCATATACGATCCCGATGACAAAGGAACCGATTAAATTTGCAGTCAATGTCCCCAAAATCCGAGAACGCTTCCGAACCAATATTGCAACAGATAACGGAATACACTTCCGATCGCCCCTCCGAATCCGATCAAAAACAAATTACTTTCTAAATTCATAATATTCCTTTTTTATTAATTTTATAGATTCCTATGCTTTCTCGGAATAGTGAAAGGTTTCGGCTATTCGGAGTCGACAGTTGTCGAAGGATTAACTTTCCATTTTTTATACGACTTTCCAATAATCCTTAAATTTTAAATAATGAAAATTCAAAGCCTCGGGATATTTACAGCGCGCCCAAATCCCGTCGAGCGCCAATAGAAGCGAGACGCTGAGTTCCTTGGAATCGTTCTTTAAAACTTTAAAAGTAGAGGAAGTCACAGAAGAAAATTCAACACAATAAGGGAAGCGCAATATTTTCTATTTGACTATATCGAAAGATATTACAACAAAGAGAAGATACTCGACGTTAAGCTATTTCAGTTCAGAAAAAGAATTACTACATAACCATGTCCGTTGTTTCGGGGAACTCTATTGCACAATTTTGAAATTAACAATAAATTCAAAAGGACAAAGTATAAATCACTCTTCTGTTTATTCGTTTCAATTTTCATCTTTAGTTCGTGTAACGTATACGCTGACCCGGATCAAAAAAGTTCAACCCTTCGCAAACCGACCATTGCTCCAGAAGATCTGAGTATCTATATGATGGTATTACGCGAAAAGCAAAGCGTCGGGTTTATATCACTTTCCGATAATTACCGTTTGCCGGATCGACCCGATTGGTTCGCAATGCCAAATCCGATACAAAAAAGAAGAAATGCAGAATACTTGATTTTGGGGTCGAAATACAGAGATAGGCTCCTTTCGAATATTAAAATTTCGGAAACCGATAAAGTATTCATCTATGATTATTCCACAGATTATCTAGTTTCTTTTACGGTCAAAAATTTGAACGCAGTCGCCTGTCTCAATGTCCATGCAAGTAGCAAGGATTGGCCCTATCGCCAAGGTGACTATCAAATTGGATTCGCAATTGATAAAAAATTACTCAAAGGCTTTAGAGACAAATACTTTAGCAATATTCTAGTTTATATAGGTAAGCAAAATCCGTTTAACAAAGGAAAAATGAAACGGATCCTTTGGAAAAAAATCGACCTTAAAGAATTTCCTAATATAAAGATGAAACCGGAACATGTTTCAATATTTAAAGGATATACGTTCGGACAAACCTATCAATTCGAGTCGGAAGGTTTAAAGTATCATGTTCAAGATATTTTAAAAAGCAATGAAGTTAAATGCAGACGATTATTAGTGATAAAATCCAAAACAAAAGATTTGGTTTTTGAGAATCTCTATTCCAAAGAACGTGAAGGAGCTAGTTTTGTCGATCTTGGTTTTGTAGGAACAGGAAATCATCAATGGGGGCAATGGACTGGAAAAATGTTCAAAAATAGGCCTCCGGTCATTTTTGGATTTTTGTATGAATCATTCACATGCGAAGATATAGACTTTCTGAAACTTCCCGCAAGCAGAATTAGGGTGAGCTGTGACAGCAGGCTCTAAAAGAAACAAACCTTATTATCAAAACATACGAAAAAGATTTTTTCGTTTCATTTTGGGTTTATCCATTCAAGAATCATACCGATCTCCGGGAACCACTTTATTTTATTACGAACCTGCCAGAATGATTACGGGTTGATACCTTGAATCTTGGGGCAAGCTTAGAATCAAAATAGGCCGATTATAGTACCGATCCTTACGCGCCGATTTTAACACAAATCCCCATTTAAGAACAGAATCTTGGAACTCCATTATATAATGTAAATCCGCATCACTATAATCATCCGGAACTGATCGAAACGGTTTATCAGATAGCATGAGAATGGCGGAAAAAAGCGCCTTTGTTCAATACTGAAACTACTCTTTATAGAATTCCCGCAAAAAGAATTGCAAACTCCCTGGCCTCTCAAAAATAGAAACCGGAATATCCAAAATCACTAAACAGCTGTTCAATTTAATCCCAAGAGAAAAATCGGCAGCGAGGTAATACAATGTCAAACGCTTATGTAATCGATGCGGTCAGAACCCCGAGAGGAAAAGGAAAAAAAAGAGGGGCCCTGGCGAGCATTCACCCGCAGGAACTCTCTGCCGCAACCTTAAATGCGATCCAAGAAAGAAACGGAATCAAACCTGAAATCGTAGAAGAAGTCGTTATGGGATGCGTATCTCAAGTGGACGATCAAGCGGCTTGCATTGCACGTTATGCGGTCATGTCTGCGCTTTGGCCGAACTCAGTCCCCGGTTATACCGTAAACCGTTTCTGCGGTTCCGGACTTCAAGCGGTCAACAATGCCGCTAACCACGTTCAATCCGGTTCCATGCAAATCGCCCTCGGAGGAGGAGTTGAATCAATGTCCCGCGTAAAGATGGGGGCCGATATGAACGGAAGAGACTTTAATATCGGAAATCCGAATATTCAAAAACACTATAATTTGGTGCCTCAAGGAATCTCTGCGGATTTGATCGCGACTAAGTTCGGAATTTCCCGCGAGGAAGCGGATCGTTTTGCGGAATCATCTCAGATCAAAGCGGACAAAGCGATCAAAGAAGGTTACTTCAAAAAATCCATCGTTCCGGTTAAAACCGAGGATGGTACCATAGTCGATACGGATGAAAATCCGAGAATCGAATCCACTTTCGAATGGCTCTCCGATTTGGCTCCGGTTTTCAAAACGATCGGCGAAAAAGAATTGGATGCGATCGCTCTTAAATCTTACCCGGAAATTCCGAAAATCAATCATATACACACATTAGGTAACTCTTCCGGAATAGTAGACGGTGCAGCTTCGGTTCTTCTTGCTTCGGACGAAGGGATCAAAAAATACGGACTCAAACCCCGCGCGAAAATCGTCGCGATGGCTTCCACAGGCGAAGACCCTACGATCATGTTAACAGGGCCTGTTTCCGCTTCTAAAAAAGCGTTAGCGATAGCCGGACTCAAGGCCGACGATATCGATCTTTGGGAAATCAACGAAGCGTTTGCTTCCGTGGTTCTTTACGCCCAGAAATCGCTGGGCATTCCTCTGGAAAAAATCAACGTCAACGGAGGTTCCATTTCTCTCGGACATCCTCTTGGGGCAACTGGGGCGATTCTTCTCGGAACCGCGTTAGACGAGCTTGAAAGAAGGCAGAAACGTTATGCTCTGATTACCCTTTGTATCGGAGGGGGAATGGGAATCGCGACCATCATAGAAAGAATGTAAATTCTTTTCTTTTCCATCCGGGCCGATTTTCACTTTCGGCCCGAATCTTTCTCCTTTCTTGTTCTTATTTTTTATTCCCCACTTTTTTAGAGAAACAGAGCGATAGGGTTCTTCGGAAATTACTATTCGGACGTGTGAAAAGAATACTGTAATAAGTTTGTTTCAAAATTTAGAATGTTCAATCTTCTTCAAAAAAACAACAATTCTGGATTCGGCACACTTTTGTCAGCGCTTCTATATCTTTGCAAAAACCGTTCGTTAATTTTTGGTACCATTTTCATGCGCCCGAGTAGTAACTCGCCCGATCTCCCGCTTATCAATAAAAATAGCCTTCGAAAGTTCCTATCGGCAATTCTATTCAACCCGCTTCTTTATTCCATTTGGAACAAAAATCTTCAATTCTGTTATCATATTCAAATTCTTCGAAAAACAACTCGGATCGCATGACACAAAAGATATTTCGAAAATTCCGTTACCTCTTTTAAAATTAAAATATAAAATAGGATTTTTCGGAATTACTTAAAAGATTGATAAAAAATTTTCGTCACAACAAAACTCACACCAACACATAACACTTGTTATAAAATGAGAACGTTTTTTATCCCCGCTTTAAGAATTTTAGGAACTTTTCAGCCTTTTTACGAAATCCTGTTTGACACTAATCCATGAACTTCTAAAGTTTCATCCTGTGTCCGGGATTCGGAAACCGAATACAAAGCTTCCGGAAGCACAATTAAATTCTAATTGAATCGTGAGTTAAGGAGTTATCAATGATTCGTAACATGAGTAAGGTGTTGTTTGCCCTAGCTGTGGTGTTTTCTTCGGCTGCGAGTCTTAGTGCAAAATCGTACGCAATTGTAGGATTCGGGTTACAATTAGACCTGGGCCAATTAGGTGGAACAATCACTAAAGACGGTTTGGATGCTGCAACCTATTATGGTCCAGTTAGATCAACCGACACTTGTACCGTAAGTGCAAGTGAGCCTACTTGTGTTCAAAACCCTTCTAGACCTGCGGGCGAAGGAAATTACGTAGGGGTCGGAACAAGAAGAGCAATTGCCGCTGAAAATCGACTGGTTACCCTTGATAGAACGACCGGTGGTATTATCAATGCAAGATCTACCAAAGGCGCAATGGTCGGAGGAAACCTAATGGTAGGTTACGAATCCGATTTTGGAAAATATTTCTTTTGGAGAGTTGCGGCAGAATACACACAGAAAATCGCCGGTGGTATCACAAAGGCTGATATTGCAGGCTTCAATATCGTCGACATGACTTGGGGATTCAGCGCTATCGTAATTCCAGCTACCGTGGGTATCAAATTGAATGTCACCGAAGATGCCGCAGTTTATATGGGTGCCGGTTTGAACTACTTCAGCGGTGGATGGTCGTTGAATGGAATGAACAATATCAAAGGCGGTCATGATATTTTAGCCGCTGCCGGAGTTACAAGTGTTGCAAACTTACTGAGCGATGGAACCGATCCAATTACCACTCGTGAACATATTCGATTCCGAGCTACTGGAATCGCTCCAAACTTCTTAATCGGAACTCAGGCGAGAGTAACCGATAAAGGCCACGTATTTTTAGAACTAGAAACGATTATGTCTGCCGCTTATGCAGTCGGTAAAACACAATCCATAGGAGGGGCCGCGACTCTCGCTCCTTTTCCTACTTATCCGATCGTTGTCGGTGGGCAAATTTATAGATTTGGCTATAAACACGAACTCTAAAAAATATAGAGTTTATAAAATTCTATTTGTAAAAGGCTCTCTTCTTTGAGGGCCTTTTTTATTTCGTACTTCTTTTCTTACTATTCAATCTTTACTACATAATAGAGTGTCTAAAATTCTGCGTCCTAAACCGCGGGATTTATATTCAAATTAACGGTACGTTGTTTTAAAGAAACTAAAATGTCGCACTTCCTAAGGGCACCACAATGACTTGAATCCAAAGATAAATCTGTCGGAATTCCGACAAATCCTCTGTGAAACTTACGCCCACAACGCGCCCCTTAGGAAGCGTTGTGCCTGAGTTTTCCTGGTTTTGGGTGATTGAAGTATACCGAACCGCACTAAAAGTTAGGGTTCAAGAAAAATTATCCGTTATGCACGATTTATAACGAACAGAAACCCTTTTAAGCTCTTGGTATTTTAGGCATTTCTAATGGATGAGATTCCCCTTCGAGAGATTTCAGGAATTCTATCAGATCCCTTCTTTCTTCCTCCGTAATCGTCATAGGTTTTAAAAGCGGGTCTTCGATTGAATCCTTCGCCCCCCCGTTTACGAAATGATCCACTACGTCTTCCAACTTCGTAAATCCTCCGTTATGCATAAATTCGCTTTTCCTACTCACGTCTCTAAGACTCGGGGTTCTTACTTTTTGAACGACTCCGCTAAGACCGGTGGTATGTTTTTCAGAATCCGAAAAATTCGGTCCCTTGTGGCATTGGGAGCATTTGGCCTTGTTCATAAACACGTCTAAGCCCCGTATCTGAGCCGGGGAAAGCGCAGACTCTTCCCCCATCACATAACGATCGAATTTAGAATTCTTGGATATGATCGTTCTTTCAAACGCGGAAATCGCTTTTACGATCCGATCCATCGTAATTCCAGGAGAACCGAATGCTTTTTCGAAAAGCTGTCTGTATTCTGGAACCTGATTGAGTCTCGCTACGATGGTCTTCTCGTTTTTGAGCATTACCGCCGTGTAAATCCTTTCCTTTACAATTTCTTCCAAATCTTTCGTCTGAGGATCAATGAACACATCCTTATACAAACCTACATTTGTAAGAGAAGAGGCCGGGGAATTGTGAATTTTACTTTTAGGTAAAGAATTTTTTTCCGAGTTCTGTATTTCCACCGAATGACAAATCGCACAATTTGTATCCCCATTGAGTGAAAGTCGTTTATCAAAGTAGAGCAGTTTTCCCAACTCCACTTTATCCTTGTTGTAAGGGTTGTTATTGGGATGAATGACGTTCTTTATAACAAAACTTTCCAGTTCCGCTTTTTGAACCGGTTCTTTACAGTCATAAAAAACGGGCAGAAAAAAAATAAAGAACAAAACGGACACAATCCTATACATATGGACCATCCTGGGTCAATGGTTCGAATGAGGGATCACACTGTCAATTCGAATTGAAAACAATTTTAATTACAGATTCGGAAGCGAACTCCAAAAATAAATCTAGCGTTTTCTAACGAAAACGAAGGTAAACATCAATTTACAAAAAAAGAAATTACACAAAGAAGAACCCAGAACAAGCCCTATCTCATACCCCTTCGGAAGCAAAATTTGAATTTAGGAAGCGTTGTGCTTGAGTTCCCTAATTTTAGGTGGGTGGCGAGCGCCAATAGAAACGAGTCGTTGAGTTTTTAGGTAACTTATCGAAACGCTCTCTAAGGATCCGCGTTGTAAATAAGAAATAATCGGATAAGTTTCAAAACCCTTGAAATCAGGAAAAAGATTTTTCAAAAACGAACCGTCAAATCTCGTTTAGATTTATTTGTTTTTATTTTAGGAAATTCGGATTTTTGGATCGATACGTCTCATACAATGATCGCCGAAATCGCTTGAAAATTTTGGACGCCAAAAGGTAATTACTACTCGAACGCACGAATAGAATACTATGACAAACTTATTTCGAAAATTAGAATATTGGAATCTTCCTTTAAAAAGTCGGGATTCCCGATTTGACTTAATTTTTGAGAACCGCTGTACTTTTGCAAAACCGACCGCTTATTTTCGAGTATCATTTTCACGCGGCCGAGTAGTAACTTTCGTTTCAAGGACTCAAAATCGTAATAAAAAAGGCGCTGGCAAAGCGCCAAACGCCTTTTAGTTCACTTGCGGTTTTCGAAAACTTTTTTCTAATTCCGTAATTTTTCAAACGCGCGTCCCGTCATGTAAGAACGCATTTTCGAAAATTCTAATATTCTTATTTAGCGGACGCCGCTTCACGAATCACGTAAGCCGCGATCTCGTTTTTCTGGATCTGAGTGGTTCCTTCGAAAATACAAAGGATTTTCGCATCTCTCATCAGTTTTTCGACGGGATATTCTTTCGTATAACCGTATCCGCCGAAAATTTGAACCGCGTCCAGAGCGCATTTCATCGCGGTCTCGGAAGCGTGAGCTTTTGCAATTGCGGAATACTTGGGAAGTCTCGGATCATCGGCGTCGGCCATCCTCGCCGCAAGATACGTCACTTGGCGGGAAGTTTCCAAACCGATGGACATATCCGCAAGCATGTGCTGAACGGCTTGGAAGCTAGAGATCTTGGATCCAAACTGCTCTCTTTGTCTTGCATATTTGGAAGCGTAGTCAAGGGCCGCTTGAGCGACACCTACTCCCATCGCCGCAACATACGGACGAGAAGCGTTTAGAGTTTGAAGCGCGTAAATAAATCCTAAGTTTTCTCTTCCAATCATGTTCGCTTCTTCCACGGCGCAATCTTCAAAGATGATTTGGCGAGTATCGGAAGCACGGATTCCGAGTTTGTCTTCTTTTTTACCGACGGTCAGGCCCGGAGTATCTCTCTTCACATAGAAACAACTCACTCCTCTAGTCCCTCTTCCCTTATCGGTATAGGCAAACACAGTATAGGCGCCGGCACTACCACCGCCTGTGATCCATTGTTTCGTTCCATTGATAACCCACTTGTCGCCTTTTTTAACGGCAGTCGTACTCATACCCGGAACGTCGGATCCCGCACCCGGCTCGGAAAGACAGAAAGAGATTCCATACTCTCCATCTATAACCGGTTGTAACCATTTCTTCTTTTGTTCGTGAGAAGCTCCTTTCAAAATAGGAAGAATCCCAAGACCTGTATAACCAAAACAAAGAGAAATTCCCAGACATCCTCTGGAAAGTTCTTCGGTGACGAGACACTGCTCCACCGAACCAAGTCCCCAACCGCCGTATTCTTCGGGGATAGTCAAACCGTTGACTCCCAATTCTTTTCTCATACGATTAATGAGTTCTTCGGGATGTTTATTTTCTTCGTCCCAGTGACTTGCAACTTCATGTGTGATTTCTTTTTTCACGAAATTGCGGATCTGGTCCCTGATTTCGAGCTGTTGTTCGGTAAATTCCTGGTACATCGGTTTTTCCCTTCTTACGAGAGTGTTCTGATCCTACTTTTTTTTTCTCCGTGATTAGATCAAACCAAAATACAGAGGAAAAAATTGGCGCTACGCTCGTTTTTTTCTTTTTTATTCATTTTACGTTTAAAACTTTTTATCCGAAATTCATTCTCTTAAAAAATTCTCTTAAAATGAGCCATTCTTTTCAATTTTAAAGAACGAACGTTCTGTTTTTAGTGTTTAGAGATTCGAATCCAAAAAACATTTCAGCGGCCTAAAATGTCTCAAAACAAAATCAGATCACTTTTTCTCTTTTCATTGTTTCGATTTCTTCCAAAGTATATCCTAGAGACTGGTAAATCGACGTATTATGTTCCCCATGTTTCGGAGGATCCAATCGATATGTAATCGGGGTTGCGGAAAACGGAAAGGGGGCTCCGAATTGAAAGTAATCTCCATATTCGGGATGTTTTTTATCTAAAATCATTCCCCTTTCCCTTAAAACCGGATCCTTACTGACTTCTTCCATCGTCTTAACGGGAGTCAGACAAGAATCCTCGTTCTCAAATAGAAAATTCAAATCTTCGAATGTCTTGGATGCGAAATAAGCGGTAAGAATTTCTTTCCACTTGGAAAAGTTTTTCTCTTCCGTTGGTAATTCTTCCAAATGTCCATCTAATCCCGACTGGCGTAAAAAGGTCTTAAAAAACATGTCTT
The nucleotide sequence above comes from Leptospira weilii. Encoded proteins:
- a CDS encoding acyl-CoA dehydrogenase family protein, with amino-acid sequence MYQEFTEQQLEIRDQIRNFVKKEITHEVASHWDEENKHPEELINRMRKELGVNGLTIPEEYGGWGLGSVEQCLVTEELSRGCLGISLCFGYTGLGILPILKGASHEQKKKWLQPVIDGEYGISFCLSEPGAGSDVPGMSTTAVKKGDKWVINGTKQWITGGGSAGAYTVFAYTDKGRGTRGVSCFYVKRDTPGLTVGKKEDKLGIRASDTRQIIFEDCAVEEANMIGRENLGFIYALQTLNASRPYVAAMGVGVAQAALDYASKYARQREQFGSKISSFQAVQHMLADMSIGLETSRQVTYLAARMADADDPRLPKYSAIAKAHASETAMKCALDAVQIFGGYGYTKEYPVEKLMRDAKILCIFEGTTQIQKNEIAAYVIREAASAK
- a CDS encoding acetyl-CoA C-acetyltransferase — its product is MSNAYVIDAVRTPRGKGKKRGALASIHPQELSAATLNAIQERNGIKPEIVEEVVMGCVSQVDDQAACIARYAVMSALWPNSVPGYTVNRFCGSGLQAVNNAANHVQSGSMQIALGGGVESMSRVKMGADMNGRDFNIGNPNIQKHYNLVPQGISADLIATKFGISREEADRFAESSQIKADKAIKEGYFKKSIVPVKTEDGTIVDTDENPRIESTFEWLSDLAPVFKTIGEKELDAIALKSYPEIPKINHIHTLGNSSGIVDGAASVLLASDEGIKKYGLKPRAKIVAMASTGEDPTIMLTGPVSASKKALAIAGLKADDIDLWEINEAFASVVLYAQKSLGIPLEKINVNGGSISLGHPLGATGAILLGTALDELERRQKRYALITLCIGGGMGIATIIERM
- a CDS encoding porin OmpL1, producing the protein MIRNMSKVLFALAVVFSSAASLSAKSYAIVGFGLQLDLGQLGGTITKDGLDAATYYGPVRSTDTCTVSASEPTCVQNPSRPAGEGNYVGVGTRRAIAAENRLVTLDRTTGGIINARSTKGAMVGGNLMVGYESDFGKYFFWRVAAEYTQKIAGGITKADIAGFNIVDMTWGFSAIVIPATVGIKLNVTEDAAVYMGAGLNYFSGGWSLNGMNNIKGGHDILAAAGVTSVANLLSDGTDPITTREHIRFRATGIAPNFLIGTQARVTDKGHVFLELETIMSAAYAVGKTQSIGGAATLAPFPTYPIVVGGQIYRFGYKHEL
- a CDS encoding cytochrome-c peroxidase → MYRIVSVLFFIFFLPVFYDCKEPVQKAELESFVIKNVIHPNNNPYNKDKVELGKLLYFDKRLSLNGDTNCAICHSVEIQNSEKNSLPKSKIHNSPASSLTNVGLYKDVFIDPQTKDLEEIVKERIYTAVMLKNEKTIVARLNQVPEYRQLFEKAFGSPGITMDRIVKAISAFERTIISKNSKFDRYVMGEESALSPAQIRGLDVFMNKAKCSQCHKGPNFSDSEKHTTGLSGVVQKVRTPSLRDVSRKSEFMHNGGFTKLEDVVDHFVNGGAKDSIEDPLLKPMTITEEERRDLIEFLKSLEGESHPLEMPKIPRA